The sequence CCGGCGTCGGCCCGGGGGTGTCGTTGAATAGCATACACGGCATGTTCAAGCTCGCCGACTCTggttgcagcggcgctggtaGCCCCTCCACGGCTGCCGCACCCCACGGCGACATCGGGGCAACGGTTGCTGCGGGCGCTCCCCTGGAGTCGCCGGCGTTAAGCCTCGCTCGCCAGGATAGCGCGAGGTTGCTTCAGCGCAAGTACTCTATTTCTGGTCAGTTCTACAACTacggcaacagcaacaacaacgacggCGGTGTTGACCAGTGCGCTGCGGCCCCGGTGTTGCAGCACCGTCTCTCACAGCTTCTGCCGGGGGGCGGCCCAATgatgggcggcggtggcggcacgaTGGCACTAAACGCGCTCACGGCAACGGTTGGGcaacgcggcggtgctggtgtcatgacgcagcagaggcagcactACATgatgatgcagcagcaggcgcgcatGAGGGCGGctggcgacagcagcggcgtcactGCCTCGGACGCGCCACCGTCGAAGGGGACGTCGGAGAACacgacggtggcggagggCCAACCGCAGGTGCTGGGGCGCAAGAACAGTGTGCAGAACTTGACGCGTAAAAGCAGCGAGAAGCGCGTTGGCATGTACTTCAAGAACAGGGCCGCAGAGCAGGACGGCATGCAGTACAAGAAGGACGGCGACCCGGGCACCTCTGGCAAGAGCAACTCCGGCGAACGCAACCCGTCGCTGACGAACACACTGAAGGCCTCCCTCTTGCTGGACACCTCCGGCGGCCGGAGCCCCGCGATCGAGGTGGATGGCCGCACCATCCGCGCCAGCAAGCCTGGCGCCGAGGAAGTACAGAAGTACGACATGCGCGATATCATGTATGTCAACCGCAACACCGACGTCCAGCTCTCAAGCGACTCGCTAGAGGAGATGCGAGATAACTTCCTGTACGGGTGCAACGTCGGCATGATCATGGCCGATGCTGGCTTCTCCGCTGCGCGGCCGACGGAGTGGTTTACGTGGCTGGCCTTGAAGTCTGTGGTGAAGGGCAGCTTTGGCAAGCTGGCCTCTACGCAGTTCGAGTTTACCGTGTCAGTATGCCTTCTGCAGGATGATCAGGTGATGGACCTGCTGTCCGATCCGCCGCAACGGTTCATGAACTTGACCGTCGCGGAGAGCCCATTGTTTGGCAACGTGGCCAACGGTATGGTGTACGTCTGCGTCGAGGATGCCGGCGAGTTCAACGATGTGCTGGACGCGAGcctgcaccgcgcgcaggAGCACTGCAGTCCCTTGGCCGAGGAGCAGGGTATCGTCCTGTGCACATGTGTGCTGAAACAGGTCAAGACCTCGCAATCCTCCGGCAAGGAGGACGTCATTGTTTCGTCCATCTTTGCGAGCGgtgtcggcgacggcgtcatTCACTACAACCGCATCATCGACAAGAACCCGGCCGAGCCACGGGCACTCTTCTACTCCGTCATGCACCGCTCCGTGCACTCGACGGCGCTCTTCTCGTGCGCTATGCATGATGATGAGATTTTCAACTACCttgcgacgctgcagcgtTTCTCCAAGATCGAGACGCGCCGCCCAAAGGTGGGCAGCGCGCGGGCCTTTGTCGCCTACGGCACTAGCACAATCCCAAGGATCCGCGAAGAACTCGAGGAGACCAAGGATGTCCGCCAGCGGGCCAtgatgcagcggcagctggagaagctgGAGCTGATGGTGATGGATGCAGAGGACATGCTTCAGTCACCGGCGGATTGCGTGCCCAAGACGTACATTTAGGCGGGCGAGTGGAGTGTGTAACAGAGATGGTCGCACGCGAGGTAaagctgcgcctccagctcttcagaggcagacgcacaccaCGTGAAGCGGCTCGAtcaaggaggcgctgctcccCTGTCCCTCAGCTCTCCCTCCCGCGTCCACAGTTCTGGTGATGGGCGAGCGCGCTTGTGCGGGAGTACGCTTGCGTGAGGTGCTGGCATGGGCCGGGCTCGTTTGTGGTCATCTCTCCCCGCGCTTCCTCCCACGTGCCCCACCGACGCACAGGCGTGCTGTGCAACACAATGCTCTGCCGTGGTGTTTCGTTATCTTGCGCTGATCCCTTCATGTTTTCACGTgtttctccccctcctctcatcTCCTTTTCGTGCTTTTCTCGGTCATCAGACGTGTGCATGTTGTGCTCTGTTCTCCGGTGCGTTTCATGGTCGTCGTGCCGACGCCCATCCTGTCCAACCCCCTCTGTCTCGTTGGTTCCTTTCACCATGTATTCTTTCgttgtctgtgtgcgcgtgcgtctacGCGTGGGCGGTCCCCGCTCCCCATGTGTCTATGCTTTTCTACGATGATGATGTATGCCTCTGTGTTGCGGCAGTGTTGCTGGCGTTGTTACTCATTCGCTGCACCACTCgtcctctctttttctttttctgaactctgccgttgctgttgtgGGGCAGGGgtacacgcatgcacacccacacacaaacacacccacacccacacccacacccacgcacagaGGCATCGCTCTTTCTTGTGTTCCTCCTTGACCAGggggcacggcagcagctaCGGCAGCGGATAGCAGACAGccgaggagaggaggatgaagGGGAAGTGGCGTCGACCATTGTGTGGACGTCCTTCtgtggcgtgtgcgttgtgTAGCTACATATATTTTTTTTATGTTTGCGTGTGTTCCATCCTGCGTGTGCCACGTAttctcccccacccccgctcCCCATTTTCTTCCCCTCGCTGTGCGAGTATCGGCCGAAACGATGcagtgggtgggggtggagggcgttgaagagagggagtgcgtgatggcgtgtgcgtgcgtatccttttgtgtgtgtataccCTTTTGCCTTCTCGCTGTCGTCTTTCCAGTAATTTATTTTCGCTTCTCCATCTGCAGCtgttgccccccccccccccccgttccCCCTCCATCGTGCTCTcatcgcctctctccctatTTCAAGTGTGTCGACACGTGCTCGAAGTCCATGTGTCAGGAAGCGTCTGCCCTCTGTGTGCCcttgcctctccctctctctcacaccgTCACATAATCAGATGACAATGATGTGGTTGCTTGCCGCACTTTAGTTTGTTgtgtttttctctctgtgtgtgtgcgtgtgtgtgtgtacacgTGCGTGGACTCGTTGCCATCGCCACCGGTTTCTGCGCTTCTCGCTGAtgctcccccttcccttccttctTCCCACCacttccacacacacacacacacacacacacatgcacacacacacatgcacacgcatcAGTTTTTTGGTTGTagggctgcgttgctgccgaCTTGTGCAGGCCCTTTCCCCTCTCAGTTTCCAGTCGATGCACCGTTGTTGGTCGTCTTCCCCTCCTGGTGGTGTCTTGCATGTatgtttttctttcttcgCTTCCCACTTGCCGTGCTTTGATGTCCGTGTGGTGACTGTGCtgtgtcctcctccgcccccgcccccctccgagcttctcttttctctaCATGTCTAGAGAGCTTTGCCCCGCCCTGCGCGCCTCGTCTTTGGCGTGCTTGcatctctccttccttccccttTTCCAAAGATGATGAGGCGAGACGTCGACGAACCGCAGCCCAAGCAGGCGCTTGCTTCCATCCAACGGCTGCCGTCTCACGTCGCttgtttttcttgttttccCTTCGCACCCTGCTCATGcctgcgcgcatgcgctctgcccccccccccctgcgtctatccctctctctccctgtctgCGTCTGTCTTCTTCCCTCCACAGGGCGACGAGCGCGGGCGTGCCGCGCGTTGCTTTGTTTTCACTTCCACACGCGTAtgcaccacacacacacacacacacacacacacacacgcacacccctgttccctcttcctttcccGTGCTCTGCAACCCCAATACCGACACGAACAGCACCGCCACACCAGACGCAGCCGCCATGTTCATGTGCACCAAGACTTCGTTGCCTCCACGggtcccctcccctcttcttccttcgcTACTCGGCCCCTTTCGTTCCTCTGCGCCCGCCTTCCCCGTACCATCGCTAtcggcgcagcgtcgcggcgatggcggtgaaGACAAGTTCTTCTTCCTGCTTGCCTCCCTTTCGAATCTTGCGTTGTCGTGGGCTTCTAGTTGTCTTCGTGTATTGCGCTCGTCCCTTCCTATATTTTGGTTAGTCGCCCTTCCACCTGTCTCCCGGACATACTTGTAACGCACTCCTTCTTCGTCAGTCTTCAGCATCTCGGGCCTGCCacttcctctcttccctctgcagcctcccctttttttgttggcTGGCACCTTGCTCAAGTCCTCGGCCACGCCTCCACTCTCCTAGCTCGTGCGCGTATGCCGGTGTGCGTCCGCGGATGAGTCGAATTCTTGTCTCATCATCCTTTCCCAccacgcagacacagagaaAGTCGGATAGGCGTGCAAAGACATCACAGACTTGCActtcagcgctgctgccccgcccccctcgctccctctctggTGCATTTCTTCGGCTGCGTTGTcgttgctgtggcggcgctgaccGTTCTCTTCAGAGTTCTTTTCTTCGGTTACTGCGCTGGAAGCCTGCTGTGGTCTTGCCCCGCCTCCCCGATTTGTTTTGgtgtgtgtctcttctctccgccctccgcccACTCACAccacacgtgtgcgtgcgcctcttcACCGATGTAGCGACCCTTTCTCGCATtcttggtgtgtgtgtgtgtgtgtgtgtgtgtgttctctcGTCTTTTCTTGCACCTGTGTGGTGGCGTTTTGGGGCGGCCGCATCCTCAGTCGGGATGAGGGCACCGCTGAAACACGTGCGCGGGCATAGCTGGAGAACATTCCGTGGCGAGAACCGCCCTTCTTCGCCCCGTTCGTGGGGCCAAAAGAAGCCTAGCATGCGTTCTCTGCATTGCAGAGTCGTGCGTGTAATGTGGCCAGGTCTTTCTCTCCACCttctctccacccctcccccttcttcctctcacCTCGTCTGCGGATGGCCCGATAAGAGGAAGGATCGGTGACCAGCACTCGGGCCAtcagggaggggagggggaccAGCGTATTCCTCAGTAGGTATCCTGCACAGGAGATCGCAAAAGCAGATGCGCGCGGCTTGCTCTTGTGTGCTTGTCTTTGTCGCACCACCGAATCGCCTCCGCGGATATCGGCAtcccgcctcgctctctaCCTCGAATCCTTTTTATGGTTGTCCTTCCCCCTGCCCCCTGTATTGCTCCCCCCTTTtccacgtgcgtgcgtccgCCATGAGCTGACGTGACGCCCCCTGTGCGCTCGTTGTCGGCGTTTCACGTCTCCTCTCGATACCTCGTCCCTTTCTAGGCAACGATGACAGCATAGCGAGAGCGGAGAGCACGGAGAgcggagagcgagaaaggaggggcagcggtgctgcttaCTGCAGCCTCCTGCCGCGGCGGATGACGGTGAAGGTCCTGATGGTTGTCCGTCTCCTGCTCTACTTCGCACCTCGCTCTGCCATGTGGTTTGCCCCTCTCCATTTCTTCTTTCCTTTTTGGGTTcctgtgcatgtgtatgtgcatgcgtgtgtgtgtgtgtgtcttgcaGAGCACCTCCAGTCGtcttcccttctctttctgATATTCTTTTTCGGTGTTTTACTTACACGTCTGTTCACCCCCCGCTCACCCCACccatgacgacgacgacgacgggggggggggatgagggaggggcgcaCACCGCCCCGTGCGTGACATCTCCGGTGCCCTGCACATCACTGCGCTCTCTGTGTGAGGAGGCCAGGCAGTCCCTCTATCCCTGCGGAACGCCGGAGCCACTTGCGACGGTCACAGGgtcgcgcgcctgcgccgcagcgaagTCGGGGCGTCTCATCGCCACCGATGCCGACGGCCGCACcctcgacggcgtggcgtcggagcaaCCCGAGACAGCGAGCATGCCTGCACCACCCATACGACTGacgaggcgccagcgcgactCGAACACATCCCAccccgccatcgctgcccaCTCGTGgggggagcctgcgccaccgcgagaAGGGGAACAtcaggtggcggccggcacaatgggggagcgggtgtggggcggcactgcgaggggaggggtggatGAGTAAAGATCGGAGGCAGGGGTCGTGCTCAGGTTACTGAGCCGGTGCATTGCTGTGCTGGCCTGCcgagcgctgcttcgcaccacgcggatgggACCCTGCAACGCGGCCGGGCGCAGTCTGAAGCCTGATCTGCCTTGCGACAGAAATGGGCGCGTTGACGGACGCGTATTCGCTTTCATGctttgtgtgtctgtgcccccccccctctcctttctcctcctctccctcggcGTGCGCTGCCACGCTTGCTCGTTCTTGCTGCAGAGTGTGGGGTGCTAACAGAGAAGGATTTTCTCCACGGGTCCGTTTTCTTGTTTTCCTTTGGTTTACGTCGTGAGGTGCTGTgatgtgtgcatgcgttCCCGGGAGTGATTGCTTTCCTTCCCTCCGCAGTCCGTTCCCACGCGGTGTAGAGCCCCTCTCTCGTATTTCTTTGCTGCGCCTTCTTCTGATGCTCGAGTCTCTCCCTCTATCCATGTGTGCTTGGTGCGGTGTGCAAGCGTGTGGGCACATCTcccacacccacgcatcCGTGTCTGTGTCACCTCTCCGTCCTTGACCGCAGTGATGTGTCACGGCTGATGCTGATGCGTGGACGGAATTCATGGTGCGGCCGACTTCGAcgtgtttctctctctctatctctctcggtgtgtgttcgtgtgcgtgcgccttcATTCGTATGACTTTGTCTTGCCCTcgctgcccctcccttcccacTGTTGCGTCCCTCGTGGCATCACTCGGCTGTTGTTCTTCCCCGCTGTTTTCCCGGTGTCTTTCTCAAGTGCTTGTCTGTCTGCAGTGGTGCCTCGGCGTGCGCCAGCTCACCCCTACCTCATTCTCCCACCCCCTGTGAATCTCCCACCACGTCCACTGTGCAGGCGTTCATGCAGACCACACGCATGGAAAGGGGACGAACACCCGATCCACACGAAGACACGGGcgctccccccctctctctctctctgcgcatgcacacccTTGACGAGTGTGAGGGGGACGACGCTGGGGCTTGGGTGCTTgcttgtctgtctgtgtgcgtgtgcgcgtacgtgtgcTCGTAACGCGTAGGCAAAGGGCGGCGCTCCGCGAAGGTGTGCCGTGCCCTTTTCTTGAAGGAACGCAGTGCGTTCGCCTGAGCCCTGCATTTGCCAgcctctcttccttcctctgctctccgcctcgtcgtcaaGCTGCTGCGGAAGAATGCTTTCATGCCTCCCTGTGCTCCATActctcgtgtgcgtgtgtgtctcgtTGTGCCTCGCGCATGCCTCCAACGCCTTCTTCGCACTCTTGCTGGCTTCCGCCACGCTCAACTCCTTCTCCACGGATAACACCCATTTTCACTCAGGATCCACTCACATTGCTTCATGCCTGAccctgctgcaccgtcaACATTGTCCCCGCCTCAGCGGACCGCTGTGCTGCGCCCACGCGACCAGCTTGCCGAGGTGGGCCGCTGTCACAGCACGGGACGCACAATTCGCCTCTGCTACAACACCTTCGGCGCGGCAAAGAATCCGTGCGTGCTACTCGTCATGGGCCTCGCCTCCCCAGGGCTCTTCTGGGATGATCGTCTGTGCACGTTGCTTGCGCACTCTGGCCCATACCACGTCATCCGCTTCGACAACCGCGACGTCGGCTGCAGCACCCACCTTGATGACTGCAAGGGTGGCGATGGTGTGTTGCCGGTGGGGCCGACCAGCTACCTGCGCTACGCcaacgcggcgctgcgccccgGAGCGCGATCGATCCGGGAGGTCTACACCCTTGATGATATGGCAGCCGATGCCTTTGGCTTGCTGGACGCGCTGCGCATCCGCTTCGTTCACCTTGTCGGCTCGTCGGTGGGCGGCATGATTGCGCAGTGCATGGTGCTGGCGCACCCAGAGCGGGTTCTCTCGCTGACACTCATGTCTACCCACTCGAGCTCTCCACACGCGCAGTGGCCGGGGATACGCGACATCATGAGCTTCATCTCACTTGCGCCCAAGTCGACGTCGGCCAGGTACGCCAGTCGCATCGCACGGGCCACGAGcgcagaggagcggcagcggttgTGCGCGGAGAGGGATGCGAAGCGGGTGACTGCTTACGCGTCTAGCTTCGCCAAAGTGCTAGAAAGGATGTCTGGTGACCAGAGCAAGTATCCGTTTGATCATGTCGCAGCGCAACGGCAGATGACGCGCATCTTCAAGCGCAGCCTCTGCGTGACCGGCGGCCCGCGGCAGTttctggcgctgctgaacgCGCCCTGCCgcgacgacgcgctgcggcagcgcatcaCCAGTGTTGCACCGATGTCGCAAAGCAAGGCGGGGGGCGACGTCGAGAACATCAGCAGGCATGCAACCTCAGCGATCAAGACGCCTTTTTACGTACCCACCATCATCATCCAGGGCGACTGCGATCCACTCGTGCCTGCCTCCAACGCGCGTCACCTCGCTTCCGTGATAGCGGGGAGTCGCCTCTACGTGGTGGAGGGCATGGGCCACACCTTGATCCCCGCCTTGAGGGACACATACATCCAACTCATACGCGATAACGTGCGCGCTGGTGAAGCTGCGGCGCAGTCGTTAGGGCGTAAGTCTCAACGAactaccgctgctgccgctgatggCGGTTTGTTTGCCAAGAAGCAACCAGTGAAGGCCGCCTCCCGGCTGTAAGGGGCCAGGGCGGTGGGAGAGATGGGCGCGCCATCCGCGTGCACGTGCTTTCAAAGCCGCCTCCTTGCTCTCCGTCGGCAGCACAACGCTGCACTCCGGATTTCCTTTTCCCAACTTGtatgctctctctctctttcccctaGTAGATGGAGCACCTCTACTCGAAGCGTACACTCACCGACATACTCGTGAGCACAGAAGGATGCGGTGACTCGCTCTCGACTCCCTCTTTCTGTTGTTTTCGTGGCCTTCATCAACTCTTGCGCGCGCCTTATTTCGAGTGATGTGCTCGTGCTCGAAGCCGGTgacggaggtgcgcgtgcgtgtgcgtgtgggagggaagagagtTGGCCAAATGCGGCTCAGAGCTGATCCGCTTCGCTGTGCGGCATGTACTCCGCTACCGCCCTCCACCCTCGCCCGCTTCCGCATcgaaagaggggagggggagctgCACGGGTGCGAGGGGAGGCCCTCATCCCCGCCACCTTTCCACCCcggctgccgcaggcgcacacgcgtgtgggCGGGGGCACGTCCTTCTCACGCCGTACGGGCGACTCGCTTGCGCCTGCAGCGGCCCTTTTCTCTACCGCtgcgctctcctctctgcttCGTTCTTATGCCCTGCTCTGGCTCGCCCAcctgcggaggaggcgaatACACACCTTGTCAAACAAAGAGcatccgccccccccctctgccccctcccctcctctgccccaCACAAAAAGTGAAAAACTCGGCAAGGGAAAGAGGAACGAGTGGCGCTCTCAGTTTGGTCCATCTGCGCActcccccttcctcaccTTCCCCTCGCCAACAGACAGAACATGCTTCAGCATAACGACGGCGGGGACGTGGTGGTGAACGCGGGATCGACATCGCCGCATCCACAAACAGCGACGAAGCAGCCTACCATTCCAGAGGACATGGACCTTCCACCAGCCATCTTTGAGGAGCTTCGCCGCATCTTCCCACACCCACCAGATGACGCCTTCGTCTCTGTtgggcgctgcgccagcaccggcaAGGACATCACGCTCTGCTACAGTGCCTTTGGAGATCCGTCAGACCCATGCATTCTTCTCATCATGGGCATGAACGTGACCTCGCTCTTGTGGGACACCCGTTTTTGCGGCTACCTGGCTGCAGCCGGGTTCTACGTGATTCGCTACGACAACCGCGACGTTGGCCTCTCCACGCACTTTGACGAGTACCCGTCGCCGTTCATTCTTCGAATGGCGCTGCCTGCCTGGGCGTCCATCGGCGAAGGCTCCTTAGCGTACACGTTGGAGGACATGGCCGAGGACGCCGCCGGCCTTCTGAAGGCGCTGAAGATCAGCCAAGCGCACATTGTCGGCTGTTCGATGGGTGGCATGATTGCGCAGCTGTTGACGTTGCGGCACCCAGACATGGTGGCGAGCCTGTGTCTTCACTCCACCTCTGCCGGTCCCGTCTGGCCCagggcgtcgctgctgatgaACATCCTCGACCAGCCAGAGAGCACCCGTGATGTGCACTCGGTGCTGGACTACCGCGTGCGCTTCTTCAAGGCAGTCGCAGGCGACATGACCTTTCACGAGCACGAGTTCCGTCTCGGCATGTGGTTCGACTTTGCGCGAGCGCCGTACCAGGGAGGCGGGCGCCGACATCTGGCCGCGATTGTGCGCTCCAAGgaccgcagcgctgccctcAAGGCTCACATCAACCGACTGACCAGCACCACGgcaagcggcagcgagcgtgGCAGCTCATCACTGCCGGCATCGggcacggcgccgtcgcggtgcatccctgtggtggtgctgcacgGTGGGAAAGACCCGCTGGTGGTGCTCTCCAACGCGCAGCATCTCGCCAGCTGCATCAACGGTGCTCGACTGGTCGTCTTTCCGAAGATGGGTCACTACTTCTCCAAGGAGATGTATCGAGCCATCGCGGACGAGATTATTCTGAACGCGCGCACGGATGCGACAGCCATCGTGAATGCGTTTCCATCATGAGCTGCCGCTGAAAATGCACAACCCGACACGCACCTATACATGCAGAAATGTCAAGCATCGTCAGGTAGCCTTGGGGCGTGGGGGTGCCGGGAGGCGCATCATCTGTTTTGGTGAACACTGTCGTCACAGGTACACACCaatgtgcgcgcgcacgcacacgcgggcGTGCagacgtgcgtgtgcatcttTCTCTACCCTTTCTTCGCTACAACATGACGGGAGCACCTCCGAGTTGCGCCGTCGAGCTCTTCAGACTCGCATGTGGAGAATTGCTACATCATATTGCGGGGATGCCACGGCTTGGTGCGACTCAGGGAGCAGCATGGCACATAGGCAGAATGTGCAGGGCCTTCGAGGGCCTTGACCCGAAGCTGGCCAGCTTCCTCCTCGAGCTCATGCAGCATGCACCTAGATCACCACCCCCTATTACCCGGCCGACAGATACCACCacttccgcctcctcgagcagcaccCCGGACGCGGCCAGCTTGGATCAGGCCATGCAGTCCACACGGGGTCTCCGTCtggcgccgatcgcgcagcacgatccccccctcccccccccccccatacacacacacagaaggaACGAGGAAGGCCAAGGTGAGCCGATAAGGCGCATCCCTCCGACTCGTCGCCTGGGCCGGCTCGTTCCATGGCGACGAGGATTCTATCcgtggtgcggcggtggcaaggcgagctgtggctgcgcacacgcgtctcTTTCCCAACGTGTTCGTGGCTGGGACACGGACACACGCTGTGGATATCGCGTAATGCGAGCAAGAGAAccgcgacagcagcaacactTCCTCGGTTTTATGTGCACTTCCTCCCTCTTATTTTGCCTGGAGGAGGGGTATGCGGGTGGGCCGGTAGGTGGGTGGaggtttgtgtgtgtgtgtgtgtgtgtgcgtcccTCCCGGCGTTcgcgtctctcgctctgGATGTCGCTGCGCTGGGATGTGGTCCACCCCACCTTTCTCCACCACCGACACTCGCATACACCCTCACAATCTCCACAACCCCCTCAACACACAAACAACTGAGCAAATCGTGGCTATTCTGTGAGGGTGTGAGCGCACCTGTGTGGGCGCCATATGGACAAAGGCACGATCCTACAAGCACgggagaaagggaaggggtAAAGGAAGCCAGCGGCGCCCATGAAGGAAACCTTTTGGGCGTGCTTGCACGTGTATGCGCACaagctggctgctgctgtctgaCTTTACGCTGCTCGGCAGCtctttccccttctccccttctcctcactgtggcgctgctgcgggagcaGCGACAGACACGCTGACCCTGACCTCCTCCATGCTCGCCGACGCAGTTGCACAGGCCCTCCCTACCGCCCTCGTTTACCGGTCAAGTCCGAATCCTCAAATGCCCGTCTTGTGCAGCCAGGAGCGTTCGCGGCGCTGATTCAGGCACCAACACGACGGCCACCTCTCCCTGCATCGCATCTTCCTCGCAGTTCTCATTTTCGAGTTTCCGCCGTCGGGGCACCGCACACGCTCTTTTCGTGCATCTGTGCAGGCCAGTCAGCGCTGCACTCGCTTCAGCCGTTCGTTCCTCCtcatcgccgcagcagccttcCCACTTTTGCTATCCCTTCCCTGTTTTGCCCCGCCTGAGCCACCTAACCTACCTGacctgcgcacgcacgcacgcgtgccgTACCCATCGCCCCTTTCCGCACCTCTTCACACCTTTTCATTTGCTGTTTGAACCCTGCGGCCCTCACcgtcgcccccctcccttaCATAGCCTCCCCCCCTTCCCGCTACTCTCGTTTGCTGCACCCCCCATGCtgtccatcacgcgcgtcTTCCTTCTATAGAGGCCATCTGACTCGTCTGCGTAGGGCGTAGGGCGTGCGCGCCCCTGCCGCTCCTGTAGACGCTTGTCCTCCTCTATCGATCCCCATGACCCCTTACACTGCTTCACCTTTTGGTCCTCCTCTCTTGGGTTGCGGCATCGCTTGTGCCTcgggcgcggctgccgtgatctcctcctcgccaccCTCACCCGGCACCGAAAATGGCGAAAACTCAAACCCATGCCCCGATgccctccccacctctccTGAATAAGGGGGACTTCGGCGtggcacgcgtgcgcagcgcaccgcgTGGAGTGAGGAGCGGCTGGCCCACTTCCCGGAGGTCCTGCCGGGTGCAGGCCCGCTGCTGGGCGTGGTAGCGCTGCTCGGCAGGCTTTCTCGACGGTTTGCGCTACTCCGGCGACGTGACAGTCCGCCCGtgcggcgagcagcagcgggtggCTCGCCATCTGTGGACTGGCTCGTGGACGTGCTTCGTGCAGCGGACGACTCACTACTGGCGGTGCTTCATGCACGCTGTGTAGCGACTATGAGTGCTGATACTGTGTGTGCGGCCACGCGGCTGGAGCGGTGACGCTGAGTAGGCGAGTTGCGGGAACTGCTGAGCACGTGCGAGTCGATGTGTGGACAGGCCGCACGCAGATTGCAGGCACGTGCCGAGGCCTGAAGCAGGCAGCGGGGTCGGTGATTTAGGCAGCATGCCGGTCGAAGGTTACGGTCGACCGTGACGACGCTGAGGTCGCCCcacctctcttcccctcccccgccggCATGCGGGTGCAGGAGTGGTTCACGACAGTGAGGCGGGCGATGTGTGCCATGGAGGGAAACAACCGCCCGGGAGGCTGTGCGCGGCGCCAGCTGGAAGCGTGGCAGCGGATCAGCCCGGGCGTGTCTTGCGACGACTGCGGG is a genomic window of Leishmania major strain Friedlin complete genome, chromosome 17 containing:
- a CDS encoding hydrolase-like protein, encoding MPDPAAPSTLSPPQRTAVLRPRDQLAEVGRCHSTGRTIRLCYNTFGAAKNPCVLLVMGLASPGLFWDDRLCTLLAHSGPYHVIRFDNRDVGCSTHLDDCKGGDGVLPVGPTSYLRYANAALRPGARSIREVYTLDDMAADAFGLLDALRIRFVHLVGSSVGGMIAQCMVLAHPERVLSLTLMSTHSSSPHAQWPGIRDIMSFISLAPKSTSARYASRIARATSAEERQRLCAERDAKRVTAYASSFAKVLERMSGDQSKYPFDHVAAQRQMTRIFKRSLCVTGGPRQFLALLNAPCRDDALRQRITSVAPMSQSKAGGDVENISRHATSAIKTPFYVPTIIIQGDCDPLVPASNARHLASVIAGSRLYVVEGMGHTLIPALRDTYIQLIRDNVRAGEAAAQSLGRKSQRTTAAAADGGLFAKKQPVKAASRL
- a CDS encoding hydrolase-like protein produces the protein MLQHNDGGDVVVNAGSTSPHPQTATKQPTIPEDMDLPPAIFEELRRIFPHPPDDAFVSVGRCASTGKDITLCYSAFGDPSDPCILLIMGMNVTSLLWDTRFCGYLAAAGFYVIRYDNRDVGLSTHFDEYPSPFILRMALPAWASIGEGSLAYTLEDMAEDAAGLLKALKISQAHIVGCSMGGMIAQLLTLRHPDMVASLCLHSTSAGPVWPRASLLMNILDQPESTRDVHSVLDYRVRFFKAVAGDMTFHEHEFRLGMWFDFARAPYQGGGRRHLAAIVRSKDRSAALKAHINRLTSTTASGSERGSSSLPASGTAPSRCIPVVVLHGGKDPLVVLSNAQHLASCINGARLVVFPKMGHYFSKEMYRAIADEIILNARTDATAIVNAFPS